The sequence ATTTTCACAccttataaaaagataaattaaggAACAAAAATgagtaaaaataatagatagcATGTTGTATATTAGCAATTCTACTACATTTTCAGTTGTGTCATAATTTCACACTCTTTTCTAACTTACAAGTGCAATTTGAagctatatatacatatgtctaATAAACATCAATATGAGCtatcaaaatatatgtaaattttctagTCTTTTATATGCTTCAATTCACTTcactgtatttttatatctgtttTTGTAAATGTGGAAAAGTAATAACTTTAAgcggaatatttataaaaatgattatgtttaaattataaaaataatctttaaatttataatgctTATTGTGTTCAAAATTACCTTAAAAACGATTCGTTACCTTACTGCTGTtcttagaattttaaataagtttATATCACATACACGTTACGTAAAATGgaactgaaatattataattctgtCATTTAACCTTTTAAGATTTAGTTTGTTCCttggatatatgtatatatgtgtagtATGATCGAGATTGAAAAAATGCGCATGCGCAAACTTGAAAATTGTGTTTAGTTTAGTGTTAAACTTTGTTCGACTTCTTATGTATGTTAAGTGCATACTGCAATACAAGTACAGTAAATTGATTtcaattaaactttttatagatttacatttattttggtaaatattatgatataatttagtttatttttcagttatattaaaaagttgatATCTTCTATTTTGGCAGTTTGTGAGGTTATATTGCCagttttctttcatatatttaaaaataaacatgtcattttccttaaaattaatcgtattatgattatttaacataatataatattagtaatGAATTGTTTAATCTTTTGTACTTCCAACTCCTATAGAATTGTTTGTTGTAcgaacatataatatacagaacttttttgtcaatttgtaaaataaataatcttaatatctattaaatgtatattaatttttacatcatTAGTTAAAAaggttaattttgttatttgattttacaTAAGAAAAAAGGATATAAGCAAGGCAGTACTgagtatatttgtaaaatatgtttatagaAATGGCTGGTAAGAGGGCTGCATCTACAGACCTGAATCATGACAATTGGGATGATGAAGAAAAACCTGAAGAAGCAGGAACATTTAAAAAAGCTTCTGATGATGTATTAGAAAAACGTATTGTTAAAAAAGCTAAGAGACGTTTACAAAATTCAGAAGTAAATAATTCTGACATTTCCTTACTTTTTACCTTAcaatatgtgtgtatatatatatatgtatatatttctttcacaatatttttcaGGATGGTACCAGAAGTGTATTTGGTACGTTTACAGgttttaaaacaaaaactaCAACTAGTGCTTCACCCTTTAGCTTTTtagctaataataatactaatattagTGCTAATGATATGGCTTCTAAGACAGTTACGAATGTAGACAAGCCTTCAAATAATGAAACTCCAAAAACTAATGAAAATGGAACTGATAAGagggaagaaaatacagaaatacaaACTTCATCAACTATGTTCACTAGTAAAAATAGTACTTCTGATCAGgaagaacaaaatatatttaaaaagtccACTGATTATTTTGCTAAATTAAAAGGGTTAAATGAAAGCGTGGCACAATGGATTAAAACTCATGTTGATGCAAATCCATTTTGTATCTTGACTCCAATTTTTAAGGATTATGAAAGGTATCTTAAGGAAATTGAAGCTAAACATGGAAGTGAGATTGAAAAATCAACACAAGCACAGTGTAATGACAACAGCGAAATTGCAAATACAGACAAAAAAATTGAGAGTTCTCCATTTGGAAGAACACATGCAAAGTCACCATTAAAATCTGCTGAATGGAAACCTGAAAAATCCATTTTTGGCAATATTAATCCAGTTTCTAAATCTATATTTAAGAAATCAGAACATACTGTAAATACTGGTAAACCTATCTTTAGTACAGATCAGAATTCAGACTCGCCTAAATCTGtttttgataataatgatCAAAAATCTGGTAGCAAAAGCATATTTGGAAGTACAGGTACTGAAAAAAATCCATTCTTGAGTAAGTCACCTACTGCATCTGATAAATCAGAAGAGCAAGAAACAAAATCAGATTCAAAACCTACTACTACTATTGTTACTAATACCACTATTACTAGTTCTTTTGCTACAACAAATACAACTACCTTTTGTTTTGGTCAAAGTTCTGCTACGAGTAATACATCAACTGGATTTAGTTTTGGaaggtaatttattaaaaattttctgtataataaaaatattttaataatattgtaacttTGCAGTACCAAACCATTTACATTTGGAGCTCAAGTAGTACAGCCACAAGAACCTGAGGATGAAGGAAAAGatgatgaaaatgaagaacCACCAAAAGCAGATTTTAAACCAGTAACAGAAGAAGGTGCCATATATGAACAAAGGTACATTCAACATTTTCTATCAACCATAAAGAAAGCAGGGCATGTATtaatttaagattaaaatttgaatgtgatgcaatgtattattacattttttacaggTGTAAagtttttgttaaaaaagatGGTAATTTTACTGATCGAGGTATAGGAACACTATTCTTAAAACCAACTCCAAATGAAAAAACACAATTATTAGTACGTGCAGAAACGTCTTTGGGAAATTTACTGCTCAATACTTTATTAACTGAAAGTATTCCAACAAAACGTATgaacaaaaatacaataatgttAGTTTGTTTACCAATGCCTGAATCTACACCACCTCCAGTACCAGTATTATTAAGAGTAAAAACAGATGAAGACGCCGATGTATTATTGGAAGCACTCaacaaacataaaaaataagaaaaaaatagcaattataaataatatgacgtattactgaagaagaaatatagtaaaatcatgttaaatactattaattgatgaatttttgaaaaccAAAATACACCTTCACGTTACACCTATTCATTGTAATACTTTTACCTGACTTGATATagaatgtaatgtaaaatagaactagcataaattatacatattttttattgtacgaaAAGTACGTTATGGTATCAGTAACATAcgtaatataagtaatataatatgtatatgaggcaaataaatttaagacttagaatatttgaagttCATATACGTTATTTGCTACTTTTATTGCAAGTACTTAGAACAAAAACAAGTACGAGTAATTAGctaaatgtatacatattcaaattcattttttctttgcattattatatgttataaatataaataccataacttatttaaagtaattttttgttatgTATGCATACAGAATTGTATCTGTGGAACACCATCTACATACTTGATATAGGTTTCCTAATGTAAAGTTATTTacatatgaaaaattcatgtAAATAGAATCTAAAAGTGATAAGTCcgtaatttacatttcttgGCTTATTCtcgaatataaaacattttgtagTTTCCACGTTTGTAACTCAATGCAATGACTGTTTCATCATCTAATGAAATCATTGTTTTTgttgaagataaaaaaaaatatgaaaggattgcgatattttgaaataagaatttatttacagATAATAAAGAAAGTTTAAGGGATGTccatatttgaattatttatattagtaTTGCATATGTAATTGCatcaaatttacatttactttattaaaaatataatatgcttGAAAAATAAGTACAACATTCATATAACTGTATTTATGACAACATAATATTTGGAATCAAATAAGCTTTAATAATCGATGTTCTTAATTCAATATATTGGTAACTATTTTAGAAATAGGATCATTAAGTAGACtcacatattataaataaattattgcatattatattaaacatttcacaatttttcaaagtaaaacattcgatataaataaaaaattgatagcTAGTATAgtaaaacaaatgtaaaagatccatattttatatcatttatagtGTATTTACAATTGGTTATGCCATATTTATGCATATACCTAATGTAcagttattgaaaataatttttcaaaatattaatgtattaattatatattaatttttggaattatatataagcagaaaatattaaactcttttttacaaaataaaaaatttgtttcattccTACTGTGATGatgtaatgttataaatttctatataaagttaatGAAAGCTGCCACTGCAAAATGCACGCTTTATTTACAATAGCcatattagtttatttttgatttaataattcataattatttaattattgcaaaGTTGTATTGTAAAAATCGCAAAGTTTACAGGTAAATCTTTTAAACGTGAACatctttaaatgtttaatgCAATTAACAGCACAGCGCATTATCCTAAACTCATTTGTAGAATGTTTGTATCCTAATAAGATAGGTGCTCTTTAATGATGATATGCCCTAtacaaaaaagataataaaataaaattggactttttcatataaaatattgtaatattatagttGATATCTATTTTagtattgtacatttttttgtaagtattaatgaaaattactttCGTATTTGCTAAGCTCTTTGGGCCATAAATGGCGTTAAAGCACCTCTTTGTCCCAAACCTAATTGTATATGTTGCATGTGTATTTCAAcacaattttgaaaaacttGTTGATTTTGTGGACTTAATTTTGCACGTATTTGCTCCATTGTGCCTTGTAGCACTTTTAATTCATATGCATTACGATCTGAATCAGATAAACTCTAAAACGTAAAGAAGATTGTATAACAATAAAACAGTATGTATTCACATTAAGGATAATGTTTCAAATTACCTTTACTTGAAGCATAAGGGCTGTTAAATCTGTTACTAATTGAGACATCTTTCCGGGTTCCCTGTCATTAACACTATTATGTCTTGCAATCATATCTGCAGCTTCCTGTCTACATTTTTCACGCAGATGAGAAGGAGCTAACATAGCTGCAACACTAGGTTCCGGAGCCATTTCTTGACAAAGTTCTTGAACGTCATTAAGAAAATCTTGCAAAGCGGTATTCATCTTTTCCAATTCAACTACGatactaaaattataaatatcaatgaagaaagaaaataatttttcaccaaatataacatatgagattaatataataatcgcTTACCCtgcatattttctttcaaaatctGGTGGCAACAGTTCTCCAAACGAACGTCTTTTTTCTGCCTCGCTGTTcatctcttttaatttttttattttgaccTTCTTAGCagctaatattttatttactttaaccATAAATTCCAACAATTTTAAAGGATAACCATTCATTGTTCCACCAATATGAGATTTCTTTGGTAAAGATACAGAAGCATTCGATATTAAAGGATCGCTGTTTAAACGCGGTGACATTAATTTCATGGCATATGGTGGAGATGGTACGTATTGTACGTGTCGTGGTCTAAACTTCTGTGCAAATGAGGCTACACTTATCGTTTCCGGTGGTTCATTTGActgtaaataacaaataaatacataataatataagattaCAATGTGTTTTTTTGCTCCAAAACAGATATACACATACCAGTACTTCATAATCTGGAACACTATGCGTTCCAAGTCCGGCGCGTTCAAATGTAATTCTGTAAGTGTTATTACTAGTATCCACAGCATCAATACTTCCAGTGAATAAACCGTCCTGTGGTTTTCTCAGTCTTGCTGTAACTTTGGTTCCTATTACCAATTGTAATGGTATTTCTGGTGGTAAATCTTTGAAACTATTAATATCAGCAGCCTTTCTTTGTTGCAACATTCGAATTTtttgtctctttctttccagTTCTCGTCTTTCTTCCTCAAAAAACGACTGTGAACATCTTCGTGGTTTACCCATCATTCTTCTTATCTTGCACCATTCAACTCGTGTTAATTTCCGAGTTTTTAATTGTGGAAATGATTCTTTTAAACAAATCATAAAATCATTGTCTCCTTCAAAAAGAGTCCTgcataaaagaatattttaattgtactaCATTAAATTGTACATGTACGTgaatatattcttttcataCATACTTATCAATGTTACTATAAAACCACTCGTAACAAACCCATTTGTGTGCTTTtggtaatttcaataaatttcttaatctcATACCAATCTTTTGTCCAATTTTACGATCCGGAGATGAAGGTGGCATTGGTTTATCAGGTTCTTTCTCTTGTTTAATTGGAGTCATTGTAGACGATACAGGTTGGcttaacatattattattttttcttggCTCACTGgttattctattttgtttttttgcAGGAGACGGACGAGATACTTTTCTAGGAGAATGTTTTGTATCCGGATGTGACGGATcctttttaattctaaaaaaataggtgatattaattaatatatacattatattaataaacatactcacaatgttaaatatttacctATGATGAGGATGGTTAACTAATATAtcatcataaaataatttgtttttctttctaatcCTTGCTGGCATTCCCCTTCGATTTAAAACTTGAACTGGTTGGCTAGGAGGATTTGGTTTTGGAGGAGGTTGGCTACCTACTCTTTGTAAACCTAAAGCTGCAGGGCCAAGTTCAGGAATTGGATCAGATTCTTCAGTGTCCATATGGGAGTCtgttgaattatttgaaatttgctGATCATCCATATCCATTGTATCATCATCGATCACTTCGCTTTTGATCTCATCAATTGATGGATATCCTCCATTCTTTATAGATAATAGAGTTTCAGCAGATTCAcctaagataaaataattatttatacataagaaaagaatatttgcataaaatacaGCAATAATGATTTtggttttgtttcttttagaTCAAGATCTACCTTGCATGATTAAAAAGCAACAAATCTGTCAAGTCcatttataattactatttaaatatgcaaagatataATCAGTCATCATTATAAgaactattttttaatacacttATATTTTATGCTGTTTTCAAAGAGTCTGTAAatcatatttcataatattttacttataacTCTTTGAAGATTCAtaacttataaaaaaaattgatgcATGAAACTGTCACtaatattagatataattcataatagactattcatttataaatataaagtatatttttctttgtctttttctaaatctgctaataaaaattatttaaaatgagaGTTTAGTAAGAACGGGGAAAATCATTCTGCTTTTAGCTATCGACATAACCAAACTTGTACGCAGTTTGGTAAACAGTATGTATAATTATCGCATTAAAACTAAAGTCATAGAATAAGCGATATTACAAAAACCACAAAATATATTGTCAAGTATTTGTCCCTGAAGTATTGTTTAGTAAATGAAATCTTAAACGGTAAAAATCTTCATTGTCCCGCTTGAATTGTGTATTGgtcatttttgaaattttaaaccaGATCTTTCTGAGCGCAATTGAAACACTAACTCTAAAATCATCAACGTGTTACAGAAAGATCTTgtacattaataatataaattttgaaacatttcttaGACTTGTGCAActactttttgtttttaattaatccttgctatattaattttatcaagaaTAAGTTAACTTTAACTTACTTTCAATCATCTCCGCCATGTTGCTATCAATGATGCATCATGGGTATGTGTTTTCGTCGAGCTCGTCCGTTTCGCGGTGAATTTCGTTAGCGGTTCTTTTCCATCGTTCCAAATGCTGTGATTGGTTAGCGAGCACCTTCGAATACTGAAATAAATCTTGCGGAATCTTTTAAATGTACACTATATTAAGCGCAACATGTTGtatgataaaatgaaaaagagcttaatgaaatttaagagattcgatattatgtaaaatcaatcggacaaacgaaattatttatatctatatatacctgtataacattatttataggatatctaatttattgaaagaatGTATACTCTGAATTTagagttttattttaacattaatgCTAACTTAATATGATACAAACAAACTTTTTTtggttattaataatttcatcagTTAGGACGGATAATATTGTTTCAATTGATCAATCCGTGGCACCTACGAAATATTGTAGGAATAAGGAAAGATTAGTAACATCGGAAGAGAACGAtgaatatttacttataaGCGCTGAGATCGATACAATTGTTGTGATGGAATGCCGATTTTGGTATAAAATACTATTACACTGACcaaaaaaacgaaagattttgttattatattcgttttaCAAGATAGCAATGATAAGGAAGAGAGGCAGTCAAAAATTTGGTACCATCAAGATCGATATAGAGAGACTTCTGAAAAAGAGATTCAATTAGGAATGGACAACAACGCGTCATTCAATAGAATTTACACTACTCCAGATCTTTCTTTAGTAATTAAAGACATCGCAGTAACAGACGCTGGTATTTACTTATGCCATGGTGAGGAAGGACAGGAGATAGAGAACAAATTCAACTATAGAATCGAACGTAATCAAAATTTCACTGAGTTTGCCAACTATCTAGATAGAATTAATATctaagatataattaattggaCAAACTTATTTGATGATAGCAATTTTCAAAGAACATGGAGTCTCGTATAAAGAACAAGGGAACATAACTGATTGGGAgaaatatcgcgaaatatATTTGGCATCAGTTACCACACGATTTGCCGTGAGATCATCATTAATTCTACTATTCTACTCAATATTAAAtgcgaaatatttatcaaatgttcACACTCTTTGTGTTCATATATCGAGCGCAATTTGCATTAGGTTTCACAAATGTCTGAGTTGGCTCAAATTCGAGAGGTTGGAATACTGCTTCAAGTCATTTCAGAATGGGCACCGTGGGGTCCATGCGAACGTTGTGTACGTAATCGAGGATATAAGACGAGTGTTGGAAATTGTCAATTAAAACGACAAATAAATGCGGTAAGAAGGACGAGTCATAAGGCTGGAGACGATGACTTACCACATTATTATTACAGACTATTGCCAACAAGAGCGATTCGTCCATAGTTAAGTTTTTTCGAAGATCTCCTTCATTACCCTGCAAGTAAGCAaacttgttttttatttagaaaagataaatttgaaatataaacaaatatttattcataatatcACGGGTTTAAGAGCCATTCTACTCGAAGAAGAATTTCCTGCTGTTAGTAGTGCGGTGCGTCATTTgccgatatttattttaaaggaAACATGCAAAAAATGTCCCCGCGTGAAAAGAGTAAAAGGTCGAAGATTCAAGTACATTAAACGATTCGTACTAGCAGAAGGGGCTTATCTTACGATCGTTTGTCCCGAGTAATTTAATGTTTGAGCGAAATTGGCAAAGTACTGTTTGtaacaaaattcaaaattcaaacatCGTAGATCAACTATGGACACGCAAGTATCGTGGAAGAAGGATTCGATTACATTGGAAAGGGGTGTCCGACG comes from Bombus pyrosoma isolate SC7728 linkage group LG2, ASM1482585v1, whole genome shotgun sequence and encodes:
- the LOC122576798 gene encoding nuclear pore complex protein Nup50 isoform X1 — encoded protein: MLSAYCNTKMAGKRAASTDLNHDNWDDEEKPEEAGTFKKASDDVLEKRIVKKAKRRLQNSEDGTRSVFGTFTGFKTKTTTSASPFSFLANNNTNISANDMASKTVTNVDKPSNNETPKTNENGTDKREENTEIQTSSTMFTSKNSTSDQEEQNIFKKSTDYFAKLKGLNESVAQWIKTHVDANPFCILTPIFKDYERYLKEIEAKHGSEIEKSTQAQCNDNSEIANTDKKIESSPFGRTHAKSPLKSAEWKPEKSIFGNINPVSKSIFKKSEHTVNTGKPIFSTDQNSDSPKSVFDNNDQKSGSKSIFGSTGTEKNPFLSKSPTASDKSEEQETKSDSKPTTTIVTNTTITSSFATTNTTTFCFGQSSATSNTSTGFSFGSTKPFTFGAQVVQPQEPEDEGKDDENEEPPKADFKPVTEEGAIYEQRCKVFVKKDGNFTDRGIGTLFLKPTPNEKTQLLVRAETSLGNLLLNTLLTESIPTKRMNKNTIMLVCLPMPESTPPPVPVLLRVKTDEDADVLLEALNKHKK
- the LOC122576798 gene encoding nuclear pore complex protein Nup50 isoform X2; amino-acid sequence: MAGKRAASTDLNHDNWDDEEKPEEAGTFKKASDDVLEKRIVKKAKRRLQNSEDGTRSVFGTFTGFKTKTTTSASPFSFLANNNTNISANDMASKTVTNVDKPSNNETPKTNENGTDKREENTEIQTSSTMFTSKNSTSDQEEQNIFKKSTDYFAKLKGLNESVAQWIKTHVDANPFCILTPIFKDYERYLKEIEAKHGSEIEKSTQAQCNDNSEIANTDKKIESSPFGRTHAKSPLKSAEWKPEKSIFGNINPVSKSIFKKSEHTVNTGKPIFSTDQNSDSPKSVFDNNDQKSGSKSIFGSTGTEKNPFLSKSPTASDKSEEQETKSDSKPTTTIVTNTTITSSFATTNTTTFCFGQSSATSNTSTGFSFGSTKPFTFGAQVVQPQEPEDEGKDDENEEPPKADFKPVTEEGAIYEQRCKVFVKKDGNFTDRGIGTLFLKPTPNEKTQLLVRAETSLGNLLLNTLLTESIPTKRMNKNTIMLVCLPMPESTPPPVPVLLRVKTDEDADVLLEALNKHKK
- the LOC122576773 gene encoding protein lin-9 homolog isoform X1; the protein is MAEMIESESAETLLSIKNGGYPSIDEIKSEVIDDDTMDMDDQQISNNSTDSHMDTEESDPIPELGPAALGLQRVGSQPPPKPNPPSQPVQVLNRRGMPARIRKKNKLFYDDILVNHPHHRIKKDPSHPDTKHSPRKVSRPSPAKKQNRITSEPRKNNNMLSQPVSSTMTPIKQEKEPDKPMPPSSPDRKIGQKIGMRLRNLLKLPKAHKWVCYEWFYSNIDKTLFEGDNDFMICLKESFPQLKTRKLTRVEWCKIRRMMGKPRRCSQSFFEEERRELERKRQKIRMLQQRKAADINSFKDLPPEIPLQLVIGTKVTARLRKPQDGLFTGSIDAVDTSNNTYRITFERAGLGTHSVPDYEVLSNEPPETISVASFAQKFRPRHVQYVPSPPYAMKLMSPRLNSDPLISNASVSLPKKSHIGGTMNGYPLKLLEFMVKVNKILAAKKVKIKKLKEMNSEAEKRRSFGELLPPDFERKYAGIVVELEKMNTALQDFLNDVQELCQEMAPEPSVAAMLAPSHLREKCRQEAADMIARHNSVNDREPGKMSQLVTDLTALMLQVKSLSDSDRNAYELKVLQGTMEQIRAKLSPQNQQVFQNCVEIHMQHIQLGLGQRGALTPFMAQRA
- the LOC122576773 gene encoding protein lin-9 homolog isoform X2 translates to MQGESAETLLSIKNGGYPSIDEIKSEVIDDDTMDMDDQQISNNSTDSHMDTEESDPIPELGPAALGLQRVGSQPPPKPNPPSQPVQVLNRRGMPARIRKKNKLFYDDILVNHPHHRIKKDPSHPDTKHSPRKVSRPSPAKKQNRITSEPRKNNNMLSQPVSSTMTPIKQEKEPDKPMPPSSPDRKIGQKIGMRLRNLLKLPKAHKWVCYEWFYSNIDKTLFEGDNDFMICLKESFPQLKTRKLTRVEWCKIRRMMGKPRRCSQSFFEEERRELERKRQKIRMLQQRKAADINSFKDLPPEIPLQLVIGTKVTARLRKPQDGLFTGSIDAVDTSNNTYRITFERAGLGTHSVPDYEVLSNEPPETISVASFAQKFRPRHVQYVPSPPYAMKLMSPRLNSDPLISNASVSLPKKSHIGGTMNGYPLKLLEFMVKVNKILAAKKVKIKKLKEMNSEAEKRRSFGELLPPDFERKYAGIVVELEKMNTALQDFLNDVQELCQEMAPEPSVAAMLAPSHLREKCRQEAADMIARHNSVNDREPGKMSQLVTDLTALMLQVKSLSDSDRNAYELKVLQGTMEQIRAKLSPQNQQVFQNCVEIHMQHIQLGLGQRGALTPFMAQRA
- the LOC122576844 gene encoding uncharacterized protein LOC122576844, which gives rise to MDNNASFNRIYTTPDLSLVIKDIAVTDAGIYLCHGEEGQEIENKFNYRIEPIFKEHGVSYKEQGNITDWEKYREIYLASVTTRFAVSQMSELAQIREVGILLQVISEWAPWGPCERCVRNRGYKTSVGNCQLKRQINATIANKSDSSIVKFFRRSPSLPCKAILLEEEFPAVSSAVRHLPIFILKETCKKCPRVKRVKGRRFKYIKRFVLAEGAYLTIVCPESTMDTQVSWKKDSITLERGVRRSFRKLDPEARVIVDAFGTLYLIGTSSGDKLHIVLYGVSHFFIYILSDVSTHEEGNYTCYIDNVNMMQVKVIVIPKARLVTQEFLRHLGYLGFIFLFCSFCYCSGLVYTCRQRDKFDTVVPKKDTIEKEEEAGEEEETPFVY